A region of Mesorhizobium sp. AR02 DNA encodes the following proteins:
- a CDS encoding IS91 family transposase: protein MRTSVEVADIFRAAGPAYRAAHAGHLSLIQLKVMSAIEHCRTAALGGHVEACEDCGQWRIAYNSCRNRHCPRCQGAAARTWLAEREADLLPVGYFHVVFTLPAEVAVIAFHNKALVYDLLFKAASETMLAIAADPKHLGARIGITAVLHTWGSAMTHHPHVHMIVPGGGITPDASRWISSRPAFLLPVRVLGKLFRRLFLTRLVALHDAGRLAFFGSAAHLADRRAFLRHLAPVKKKRWVVYAKPPFAGPGAVLAYLSRYTHRVAISNRRLIAFEEAGVTFRYKDYRRDGTDRQQVMTLATDEFIRRFLLHVLPRGFHRIRHYGLLAGSAHKASLARARELLGVAAPSDDHTPEPEDFRPPCSCCGGRMIVIEVFERWRRQPRGPPNASAPIRETAP from the coding sequence GTGCGCACCTCTGTCGAGGTCGCCGACATCTTCCGTGCTGCCGGCCCCGCCTATCGGGCCGCCCATGCAGGTCACCTGAGCCTCATCCAGCTCAAGGTGATGTCGGCGATCGAGCATTGCCGCACCGCGGCGCTCGGCGGTCACGTCGAGGCCTGCGAGGACTGCGGCCAATGGCGGATCGCCTATAACTCCTGCCGCAACCGGCACTGTCCCAGGTGCCAGGGCGCGGCCGCGCGTACATGGCTCGCCGAGCGCGAAGCCGACCTGCTGCCAGTCGGCTACTTCCACGTCGTGTTCACGCTGCCCGCCGAGGTCGCCGTCATCGCGTTCCACAACAAGGCGCTGGTCTATGACCTGCTGTTCAAGGCGGCATCGGAGACGATGCTGGCGATCGCGGCGGATCCCAAGCACCTCGGCGCGCGCATCGGCATCACCGCCGTGCTCCACACATGGGGCTCGGCAATGACGCACCATCCTCATGTCCACATGATCGTGCCGGGCGGCGGCATCACGCCGGACGCGTCACGCTGGATATCGTCGCGGCCGGCCTTCCTTCTCCCAGTCAGAGTGCTGGGCAAGCTGTTCCGCCGTCTGTTCCTGACCCGACTGGTCGCGCTGCACGACGCCGGTCGGCTCGCCTTCTTCGGATCGGCGGCGCACCTCGCCGATCGTCGGGCCTTCCTACGCCACCTGGCTCCCGTCAAGAAGAAGCGCTGGGTGGTCTACGCCAAGCCGCCCTTCGCCGGTCCCGGGGCGGTGCTCGCCTATCTGTCGCGCTATACCCACCGGGTTGCGATCTCGAACCGCCGCCTGATCGCCTTCGAAGAGGCTGGGGTCACCTTCCGCTACAAGGATTATCGCCGCGACGGCACCGACCGGCAGCAGGTCATGACGCTCGCCACAGATGAGTTCATCCGCCGCTTCCTGCTCCACGTCCTGCCGCGCGGCTTCCATCGCATCCGACATTATGGCCTGCTCGCCGGCTCCGCCCACAAGGCCAGCCTCGCACGCGCCCGCGAACTGCTGGGCGTCGCTGCCCCGTCCGATGACCACACACCCGAACCAGAGGACTTCCGGCCGCCATGCTCCTGCTGTGGCGGACGCATGATCGTCATCGAGGTGTTCGAACGGTGGAGGAGGCAGCCGCGCGGACCTCCGAACGCATCGGCACCGATCCGGGAGACCGCTCCATGA
- a CDS encoding Rid family detoxifying hydrolase: MRREIITTDRIAPSVGPFSAAVRAGDLLFLSGQVALDPATRKLVAGDIGAQTEQIFANISAVLEAAGKSFDDVMKTTVYLADMKEFGAMNTVYARYFQTPYPARTTIQAAGLPLGAAVEIEVVAR; this comes from the coding sequence ATGCGTCGAGAGATAATCACGACCGACCGGATCGCTCCGTCGGTAGGACCCTTTTCCGCCGCTGTGCGTGCTGGAGATCTACTTTTTCTCAGCGGCCAGGTCGCGCTTGATCCAGCGACCCGCAAGCTCGTCGCCGGCGACATCGGCGCTCAGACCGAGCAAATATTCGCCAACATCTCAGCCGTGCTGGAAGCCGCGGGGAAGTCCTTCGACGACGTGATGAAGACCACCGTCTACCTCGCGGATATGAAGGAATTCGGCGCGATGAACACGGTTTACGCGCGCTATTTCCAGACACCATATCCGGCCCGGACAACGATTCAGGCTGCCGGCCTGCCGCTCGGCGCCGCCGTCGAGATCGAGGTCGTGGCGAGATAG
- a CDS encoding tautomerase family protein, whose product MPHVFVTVIGNAPTQEQKSALFSKISNLLVTVLGPARKLTLVSVRTEPAENWSVGGDEAEDAGLVGVEAVIRTVAGSSVENRARMIGETTTVLREVLGTPILPLFVVMEEIAPESWGYDGNTIAQIRADKNK is encoded by the coding sequence ATGCCGCATGTTTTTGTCACCGTGATCGGGAATGCACCGACGCAAGAGCAGAAATCCGCCCTGTTCTCGAAGATCAGCAACCTCTTGGTCACCGTTCTCGGGCCAGCCCGTAAATTGACCCTCGTGTCGGTGCGAACCGAACCTGCCGAGAACTGGTCCGTCGGCGGGGACGAAGCCGAAGACGCGGGTCTTGTCGGTGTCGAGGCGGTAATCCGCACGGTCGCCGGGAGTTCAGTCGAAAACAGAGCACGGATGATCGGCGAAACGACGACCGTGCTGCGGGAGGTTTTGGGGACTCCGATCCTGCCGCTTTTTGTCGTCATGGAGGAAATCGCCCCCGAATCCTGGGGCTATGACGGCAACACGATCGCCCAAATTCGGGCGGATAAGAACAAATGA
- a CDS encoding TetR/AcrR family transcriptional regulator, which produces MPRDGLLTKNQIVAAADELFYSRGLHAVSVDAIAEKAGVTKKTFYYHFKSKDDLIGCYLDARDRPTVDRFKAWAGSEGSVADRMTRFFSKLARSSQGPRWNGCGFLRAAAELANMHGHPALTAARTHKARCEQWLSEMVNEEGHSDAETIARALMVLIDGAVSQILIHRDAKYATSAGFAARSLLNRGQL; this is translated from the coding sequence ATGCCGAGGGATGGCCTACTCACGAAAAATCAAATCGTTGCTGCCGCTGACGAGCTCTTCTATAGCCGGGGCCTGCACGCCGTGAGTGTGGATGCGATCGCCGAGAAGGCCGGTGTCACGAAGAAGACCTTCTATTACCACTTCAAATCGAAGGACGATCTGATCGGTTGTTATCTCGATGCCCGCGATCGGCCGACCGTTGATCGTTTCAAGGCGTGGGCAGGCAGCGAGGGAAGTGTCGCCGACCGGATGACGCGGTTTTTTTCAAAGTTGGCCAGATCAAGCCAAGGGCCGCGATGGAATGGCTGTGGCTTTTTGCGCGCGGCCGCCGAGTTGGCCAACATGCATGGCCATCCGGCGCTCACGGCCGCGCGAACCCACAAGGCGCGCTGCGAACAATGGCTATCGGAAATGGTGAATGAAGAGGGCCATTCCGATGCCGAGACAATCGCTCGCGCGCTTATGGTCTTGATCGACGGCGCGGTCAGTCAGATCTTGATCCATCGTGACGCCAAGTATGCGACCTCGGCTGGGTTTGCGGCTCGATCCCTGTTGAACAGAGGTCAGCTATGA
- the dusA gene encoding tRNA dihydrouridine(20/20a) synthase DusA — MLKNQEHRLAIAPMMDWTDRHCRFFHRQLTSRALLYTEMVVADAVIHGARERLLGFDDAEHPVALQLGGSDPAKLAEAARIGEAFGYDEINLNVGCPSDRVQSGTFGACLMKVPDLVADCVTAMKAAIAVPVTVKCRIGVDEQDPEPALDALADGVFEAGVDALWVHARKAWLEGLSPKENRDIPPLDYNRVYRLKDRKPNEFIGINGGIQSLEEARSHLDRVDGAMLGRAAYHTPGILAGVDAGFYGAKPEAFDFTALIDAMAGYAARHIEQGGRLGHVTRHMVGLFHGLPGARRYRQILSTDANRPGAGPDVLKTAFAAVEFGGRAAEAA, encoded by the coding sequence ATGCTGAAAAATCAAGAGCATAGACTGGCCATTGCACCCATGATGGACTGGACGGATCGGCATTGCCGGTTCTTCCATCGCCAGCTGACGAGCCGTGCGCTGCTCTATACCGAGATGGTGGTGGCCGACGCGGTCATCCACGGCGCGCGCGAGAGGCTGCTCGGCTTCGATGACGCGGAACATCCGGTCGCCCTCCAGCTCGGCGGCTCCGATCCGGCAAAACTCGCCGAAGCAGCGCGTATTGGCGAAGCTTTCGGCTATGACGAGATCAACCTCAATGTCGGCTGCCCGTCCGACCGCGTCCAGTCGGGCACGTTCGGCGCCTGCCTGATGAAGGTGCCCGATCTCGTCGCCGACTGTGTCACGGCGATGAAAGCTGCGATCGCAGTACCCGTCACCGTCAAATGCCGCATCGGCGTCGACGAACAGGATCCCGAGCCGGCGCTCGATGCGCTGGCGGACGGCGTTTTCGAGGCCGGCGTCGACGCCCTATGGGTGCATGCGCGCAAGGCGTGGCTGGAAGGGCTGAGCCCCAAGGAAAACCGCGATATCCCGCCGCTCGACTATAACAGGGTCTATCGGCTGAAGGACAGAAAACCAAACGAATTCATTGGCATCAACGGCGGAATTCAGTCGCTTGAGGAGGCACGGTCGCACCTCGATCGCGTCGATGGCGCCATGCTTGGCCGTGCCGCCTACCACACACCAGGCATTCTGGCTGGCGTTGACGCCGGCTTCTATGGCGCGAAGCCCGAGGCGTTCGATTTCACCGCGCTGATCGATGCCATGGCAGGCTATGCGGCACGCCATATCGAGCAGGGCGGGCGGCTCGGCCATGTCACCCGCCATATGGTCGGGCTGTTCCATGGCTTGCCCGGTGCGCGTCGCTATCGCCAGATCCTGTCGACCGACGCAAACCGGCCCGGTGCCGGGCCCGACGTACTGAAGACGGCTTTCGCGGCTGTCGAATTCGGTGGAAGGGCCGCCGAAGCGGCCTGA
- a CDS encoding TIGR02281 family clan AA aspartic protease, translating into MSSRLFWILMAVIGVGAVLLMLNDSAGSTLGVENYDFGRLIWLGAFGALIGAGLLRSGRPLGAMARNLGAWAAIVLALIAGYQYRYELQDVASRVTAGLVPGSPLALGIEDGHATVTLDKADNGHFEARILVNGNPVRAVVDTGATSTVLTSEDAQAAGFNPAALNYTIPVSTANGIARAAVVKTDAVAIGGIVRKDMSVMVAAPGMLSQSLLGMNFIGSLSGFDVRGDRMILRD; encoded by the coding sequence ATGAGCAGTCGGCTGTTCTGGATTTTGATGGCGGTGATCGGTGTGGGAGCAGTCCTGCTCATGCTCAACGATTCCGCCGGCAGCACGCTTGGCGTCGAGAATTACGATTTCGGCCGGCTGATCTGGCTTGGCGCCTTCGGCGCCCTCATCGGCGCCGGCCTGCTGCGCTCGGGCCGCCCGCTGGGCGCCATGGCCCGCAACCTCGGTGCCTGGGCGGCAATCGTGCTCGCGCTGATCGCCGGCTACCAGTATCGCTACGAACTGCAGGACGTCGCCAGCCGGGTGACAGCGGGCCTCGTTCCCGGCAGTCCGCTGGCGCTTGGTATCGAAGACGGCCACGCCACGGTGACACTCGACAAGGCCGACAATGGCCATTTCGAAGCGCGCATCCTGGTCAACGGCAATCCGGTGCGGGCCGTTGTCGACACCGGCGCGACCAGCACGGTGCTGACATCGGAAGACGCGCAAGCCGCCGGCTTCAACCCGGCAGCGCTCAACTACACAATACCGGTTTCGACCGCCAACGGCATCGCGCGCGCCGCGGTGGTCAAGACCGATGCGGTGGCGATCGGCGGCATCGTGCGCAAGGACATGTCGGTGATGGTCGCAGCCCCTGGCATGCTGAGCCAAAGCCTGCTCGGCATGAACTTCATCGGCTCGCTGTCAGGCTTCGACGTGCGCGGCGACCGTATGATCCTCAGGGACTGA
- a CDS encoding DUF1289 domain-containing protein: MTVIESPCILVCSIDMKTGFCFGCGRTREEIGAWMGMTPETRRNVMAELPARLETVERRPRRETRRTRMARERDAL; this comes from the coding sequence ATGACGGTCATCGAATCCCCCTGCATCCTTGTCTGTTCGATCGACATGAAAACCGGCTTCTGCTTCGGTTGCGGCCGCACGCGCGAGGAAATCGGTGCCTGGATGGGGATGACGCCGGAAACGCGCCGCAATGTGATGGCCGAACTGCCCGCCCGGCTGGAAACGGTCGAGCGCCGACCACGCCGGGAAACGCGCCGCACCCGCATGGCGCGCGAACGCGACGCACTCTAG
- a CDS encoding nicotinate-nucleotide--dimethylbenzimidazole phosphoribosyltransferase, with protein MTSALPFDDFRNLLDNLPAADLKAEARVRTLFAKTDKPAHSLGRIEDIAAWLAAWSGRAPPAVTRPLMAVFAGNHGVVRHGISPRPVAATANAVELCAAGGAAINQICIANDLGLKVFDLALHIPTGDIVDDAALDERGCAATMAFGMEAIAGGTDLLCLGDLGVGNSTVAAALFAALFGGRGADWVGRGSGADAAMQARKAEVVDAALAFHHGHLDNPLEVLRRVGGREFAAIAGAILAARMQKIPVLLDGFAATAAAAVLYAANPAALDHCLLASLSPEPAHARAAEMLALRPLFDLGISHGEGAGAALGAGLVRAAALTSSGMAAAVRG; from the coding sequence ATGACCAGCGCACTGCCTTTCGACGATTTTCGCAACCTGCTCGACAATCTGCCGGCAGCCGACCTCAAAGCCGAAGCGCGCGTGCGCACGCTGTTTGCCAAAACCGACAAGCCAGCGCATTCACTCGGCCGCATCGAGGACATCGCCGCGTGGCTTGCCGCCTGGAGCGGCCGGGCTCCGCCTGCCGTGACAAGGCCGCTAATGGCTGTCTTTGCCGGCAACCATGGTGTTGTCAGACACGGCATTTCGCCGCGACCGGTGGCGGCAACCGCTAACGCGGTCGAGCTTTGCGCAGCCGGCGGTGCGGCGATCAACCAGATCTGCATCGCCAACGATCTCGGGCTGAAAGTGTTCGATCTTGCCCTGCACATCCCGACCGGCGACATCGTCGATGACGCCGCGCTTGATGAACGCGGTTGCGCGGCGACCATGGCCTTCGGCATGGAAGCGATCGCCGGCGGCACCGATTTGCTTTGCCTCGGCGATCTCGGCGTCGGCAATTCCACCGTCGCCGCCGCGCTGTTTGCGGCGCTGTTCGGGGGCAGGGGTGCCGACTGGGTCGGTCGGGGATCGGGCGCCGATGCGGCGATGCAGGCGCGTAAGGCTGAGGTGGTCGATGCGGCGCTGGCCTTTCACCACGGCCATCTCGACAACCCGCTGGAGGTACTGCGCCGGGTCGGCGGCCGCGAGTTCGCAGCGATCGCCGGCGCCATCCTCGCCGCACGGATGCAGAAGATTCCCGTGCTGCTCGACGGCTTTGCGGCAACAGCAGCCGCGGCGGTGCTTTATGCCGCGAACCCTGCAGCGCTCGACCATTGTCTTCTCGCCAGCCTGTCGCCGGAGCCCGCGCACGCCAGGGCTGCCGAGATGCTTGCTCTGCGCCCGTTGTTTGACCTCGGCATAAGCCACGGCGAAGGGGCAGGGGCAGCACTTGGCGCAGGCCTGGTCAGGGCGGCGGCGCTGACCAGTTCGGGCATGGCGGCGGCTGTTCGGGGCTAG